One genomic region from Streptomyces sp. NBC_00582 encodes:
- a CDS encoding ArsR/SmtB family transcription factor, translating into MTEPRDPEVRQLDARSLRGLAHPLRMQLLDALRFGGPATASQLAEKLGESSGATSYHLRQLAAHGFVEDDPERGKGRERWWKAAHRGLLFDDALLTDADPAVRGAADLYLHEVATTQTRDLSTWLGNRASWPEEWNRSWDMSSATLRLTPRLTRELTREMHELIESYRERSADADDAETAQVRLHTHAFPLTTDQENPR; encoded by the coding sequence ATGACCGAGCCCCGGGATCCAGAGGTACGGCAACTCGACGCGCGCTCCTTGCGCGGACTGGCCCACCCCCTGCGCATGCAGCTGCTCGACGCCCTGCGCTTCGGCGGTCCGGCCACCGCTTCCCAACTCGCCGAGAAACTGGGAGAGTCCAGCGGAGCCACCAGCTACCACCTGCGCCAGCTCGCCGCCCACGGCTTCGTCGAGGACGATCCCGAGCGGGGCAAGGGCCGGGAGCGGTGGTGGAAGGCCGCCCATCGGGGCCTGCTGTTCGACGACGCGCTGCTCACCGACGCCGATCCCGCCGTACGCGGAGCGGCGGACCTGTATCTGCACGAGGTCGCGACGACCCAGACCCGCGACCTGTCGACCTGGCTGGGCAACCGCGCCTCCTGGCCCGAGGAGTGGAACCGCTCCTGGGACATGAGCAGCGCGACGCTACGGCTGACTCCTCGGCTCACCCGTGAACTCACCCGGGAGATGCACGAGCTGATCGAGTCGTACCGCGAACGCTCCGCCGACGCGGACGACGCCGAGACCGCGCAGGTCCGCCTGCACACCCACGCCTTCCCGCTCACGACGGACCAGGAGAACCCCCGATGA
- a CDS encoding Lrp/AsnC family transcriptional regulator — protein sequence MAIDHLDGRLIVLLAREPRIGVLEMSRRLGVARGTVQARLDRLQSTGVIRGFGPEVDPAAIGYPVTAFATLQIRQGQGPDVRAHLATVPEVLELHTTTGSGDMLCRLVARSNADLQRVIDRVVGFEGIVRASTAIVMENAVPLRIIPLVEQAADEDRER from the coding sequence GTGGCGATCGATCATCTGGACGGGCGGCTCATCGTGCTGCTGGCGCGGGAGCCGAGGATCGGGGTGCTGGAGATGTCCCGGCGGCTGGGGGTGGCCCGGGGGACCGTGCAGGCCCGTCTGGACCGCCTCCAGTCGACCGGCGTCATCCGGGGCTTCGGGCCCGAGGTCGATCCGGCGGCCATCGGGTACCCCGTGACGGCCTTCGCCACACTCCAGATCCGGCAGGGGCAGGGGCCGGACGTGCGCGCCCACCTCGCCACCGTGCCGGAGGTCCTGGAGCTCCACACCACCACGGGCAGCGGGGACATGCTGTGCCGGCTGGTGGCCCGCTCCAACGCCGACCTCCAGCGGGTGATCGACCGGGTCGTCGGCTTCGAGGGGATCGTGCGGGCGTCGACGGCGATCGTGATGGAGAACGCGGTGCCGTTGCGGATCATCCCGCTGGTGGAACAGGCGGCCGACGAGGACCGGGAGCGGTGA
- the hppD gene encoding 4-hydroxyphenylpyruvate dioxygenase, translating into MTQTTHHAPDTARQADPFPVRGMDAVVFAVGNAKQAAHYYSTAFGMKLVAYAGPETGSRETASYVLTNGSARFVLTSVVKPATTWGHFLAQHVAEHGDGVIDLAIEVPDARAAYAYAVEHGARSVAEPYELKDEHGTVVLAAIATYGETRHTLVDRSGYDGPYLPGFVAAAPIVEPPAHRTFQAIDHCVGNVELGRMDEWVGFYNKVMGFTNMKEFVGDDIATEYSALMSKVVADGTLKVKFPINEPAIARKKSQIDEYLEFYGGAGVQHIALNTNDIVQTVRTMRAAGVHFLDTPDSYYDTLGEWVGDTRVPVDTLRELKILADRDEDGYLLQIFTKPVQDRPTVFFEIIERHGSMGFGKGNFKALFEAIEREQEKRGNL; encoded by the coding sequence ATGACGCAGACCACACACCACGCTCCCGACACCGCCCGGCAGGCCGACCCCTTCCCGGTCAGGGGGATGGACGCGGTCGTCTTCGCCGTGGGCAACGCCAAACAGGCCGCGCACTACTACTCCACCGCCTTCGGCATGAAGCTGGTCGCGTACGCCGGCCCGGAGACCGGCAGCCGGGAGACCGCGTCGTACGTGCTCACCAACGGCTCGGCCCGGTTCGTCCTCACCTCCGTCGTCAAGCCGGCCACCACCTGGGGCCACTTCCTCGCCCAGCACGTGGCCGAGCACGGCGACGGCGTGATCGACCTCGCCATCGAGGTCCCCGACGCGCGCGCCGCGTACGCCTACGCCGTCGAGCACGGCGCACGCTCCGTCGCCGAGCCGTACGAGCTGAAGGACGAGCACGGCACGGTCGTCCTCGCCGCGATCGCCACCTACGGCGAGACCCGCCACACCCTCGTCGACCGCTCCGGCTACGACGGCCCCTACCTCCCGGGCTTCGTCGCCGCCGCCCCGATCGTCGAACCGCCCGCCCACCGCACCTTCCAGGCGATCGACCACTGCGTCGGCAACGTCGAACTCGGCCGCATGGACGAATGGGTCGGCTTCTACAACAAGGTCATGGGCTTCACGAACATGAAGGAGTTCGTGGGCGACGACATCGCCACCGAGTACAGCGCCCTGATGTCGAAGGTCGTCGCGGACGGCACGCTCAAGGTCAAGTTCCCGATCAACGAGCCCGCGATCGCCAGGAAGAAGTCCCAGATCGACGAGTACCTGGAGTTCTACGGCGGCGCCGGCGTCCAGCACATCGCGCTCAACACCAACGACATCGTGCAGACCGTCCGCACCATGCGCGCGGCCGGCGTCCACTTCCTCGACACCCCCGACTCGTACTACGACACCCTCGGCGAATGGGTCGGCGACACCCGGGTGCCCGTGGACACCCTGCGCGAGCTGAAGATCCTCGCCGACCGCGACGAGGACGGATATCTCCTCCAGATCTTCACCAAGCCGGTGCAGGACCGCCCTACCGTGTTCTTCGAGATCATCGAGCGCCACGGATCGATGGGCTTCGGCAAGGGCAACTTCAAGGCCCTGTTCGAGGCGATCGAGCGTGAGCAGGAGAAGCGGGGCAACCTGTAG
- a CDS encoding phage baseplate protein — translation MSDRFDLAVPAVSWLAGKALREGTVLQSFAFDETHRHLYVLQVRKGGEAAGNLCLNRLDLKGNALGHMYLQGFGHGVSMGVQNAPDGTVWIWTEAASKGGYGQGVTRFRFAAGAVRTGDDVNIRKPIPGSTNNQPSVCMTSKRIAVRYRMDGKPRYRVWDLEAFVDRDYDDPVADIAQTGAHPDPEIPFQGYALHGDHVYQLAGTAYDALTNPPAKKGNAYLSCLDVRTGKLLQRTRTGAGQTLTYREPEGLAVRGSRLYLGFASGTAGARRFSLYYKPAKKTT, via the coding sequence GTGTCCGACCGTTTCGACCTGGCCGTACCGGCCGTGAGCTGGCTGGCCGGAAAGGCCCTCCGAGAGGGCACGGTCCTGCAGTCCTTCGCCTTCGACGAGACCCACCGCCACCTCTACGTCCTCCAGGTCCGCAAGGGCGGCGAGGCGGCCGGCAACCTGTGCCTCAACCGCCTGGACCTCAAGGGCAACGCGCTCGGCCACATGTATCTCCAGGGCTTCGGGCACGGCGTCAGCATGGGCGTGCAGAACGCCCCCGACGGCACCGTCTGGATCTGGACCGAGGCCGCCTCCAAGGGCGGTTACGGCCAGGGCGTCACCCGCTTCCGCTTCGCCGCCGGCGCCGTCCGCACCGGCGACGACGTCAACATCCGCAAGCCGATACCCGGGTCCACCAACAACCAGCCCTCGGTCTGCATGACCTCCAAGCGCATCGCGGTCCGCTACCGCATGGACGGCAAACCCCGCTACCGGGTCTGGGACCTCGAAGCCTTCGTCGACCGCGACTACGACGACCCGGTCGCCGACATCGCCCAGACCGGCGCCCACCCCGACCCCGAGATCCCCTTCCAGGGCTATGCCCTGCACGGCGACCACGTCTACCAGCTCGCCGGCACCGCCTACGACGCCCTGACCAACCCCCCGGCCAAGAAGGGCAACGCCTACCTCTCCTGCCTCGACGTGCGCACCGGAAAGCTCCTCCAGCGCACCCGCACCGGAGCCGGCCAGACCCTCACCTACCGCGAACCCGAGGGCCTCGCCGTCCGCGGCTCCCGCCTCTACCTGGGCTTCGCCTCCGGCACGGCCGGCGCCCGCCGCTTCTCCCTCTACTACAAGCCCGCGAAGAAGACGACGTAG
- a CDS encoding tetratricopeptide repeat protein, translating to MDSVVRNEENTARVVPWYRRRAPVGALVGGLVLAGGAAVLWGVPGERAQRGAPAPAAGAQAGAAVGAGVPAALPGLAELIAERESRVREHPRDAGAWAVLGAAYVEQGRRTAGAEVLYPKAERALRTSLKVRPRGNSEALDGLAALANARRDFRAARGWAEAARRVAPARWTTYGQLIDACTGLGDHKEARTALDRLLKLRSGPAVRARAAGVYWEQGLREDAQAALADAAAGASSPAEEAAWLERAGQLAFERGERESALAHFRAALRLDPDLWAARAGQGRALAALGRSDAALTAYREALAGQPLPQYALELGELYESLGRARQAREEYALLRERVRRDAAGGVDGALVLGLFEADHGDPASAVRRLRAEWERQPGVAVADALGWALHRAGADEEALEYARTATDRAHGGAVLSASYSYHRGMIELGLERTANARRHLAEALRLNPSFSPLHARAARAALTRLGEVPDAPLPE from the coding sequence ATGGACAGCGTCGTACGAAACGAAGAGAACACCGCGCGGGTGGTGCCCTGGTATCGGCGGCGGGCGCCGGTCGGCGCGCTGGTGGGGGGTCTGGTGCTGGCCGGTGGGGCGGCGGTGCTGTGGGGTGTGCCCGGGGAGCGGGCGCAGCGGGGGGCGCCGGCTCCGGCCGCGGGGGCGCAGGCGGGTGCGGCGGTGGGGGCGGGGGTGCCGGCGGCGCTGCCCGGTCTGGCGGAGCTGATCGCGGAGCGGGAGAGCCGGGTGCGGGAGCATCCGCGGGACGCGGGGGCGTGGGCGGTGCTCGGGGCGGCGTACGTCGAGCAGGGGCGGCGCACCGCCGGGGCGGAGGTCCTCTATCCGAAGGCGGAGCGGGCCCTGCGGACCTCGCTGAAGGTACGGCCGAGGGGCAACAGCGAGGCCCTGGACGGGCTGGCCGCGCTGGCCAACGCCCGCCGGGACTTCCGGGCGGCGCGGGGGTGGGCGGAGGCCGCGCGCCGGGTGGCGCCGGCGCGCTGGACGACGTACGGGCAGCTCATCGACGCCTGCACGGGCCTGGGCGACCACAAGGAGGCCCGCACGGCGTTGGACCGGTTGCTGAAGCTGCGGTCGGGTCCGGCCGTACGGGCGCGGGCGGCGGGCGTGTACTGGGAGCAGGGTCTGCGGGAGGACGCGCAGGCCGCGCTGGCCGACGCGGCGGCCGGGGCCTCCTCGCCCGCCGAGGAGGCGGCGTGGCTGGAGCGGGCGGGGCAGCTCGCGTTCGAGCGCGGGGAGCGGGAGAGCGCGCTCGCCCACTTCCGGGCGGCGCTGCGTCTCGACCCGGACCTGTGGGCCGCGCGGGCGGGGCAGGGGCGGGCGCTGGCGGCGTTGGGCCGCAGCGATGCGGCGCTGACCGCGTACCGCGAGGCGCTCGCCGGGCAGCCGCTGCCGCAGTACGCGCTCGAACTGGGTGAGCTGTACGAGTCGCTGGGGCGGGCCCGTCAGGCGCGGGAGGAGTACGCGCTGCTGCGGGAGCGGGTGCGCCGGGACGCGGCGGGCGGGGTGGACGGGGCGCTGGTGCTGGGGCTGTTCGAGGCGGACCACGGCGATCCGGCGTCGGCGGTACGACGGCTGCGGGCCGAGTGGGAGCGCCAGCCGGGGGTCGCGGTGGCGGACGCGCTGGGCTGGGCGCTGCACCGGGCCGGTGCGGACGAGGAGGCGCTGGAGTACGCGAGGACCGCCACCGACCGGGCGCACGGCGGGGCGGTGCTCAGCGCGTCGTACTCCTACCACCGGGGCATGATCGAACTGGGCCTGGAGCGGACGGCGAACGCCCGTCGGCATCTGGCGGAGGCGCTGCGGCTGAACCCGTCCTTCTCCCCGCTGCACGCCCGCGCGGCCCGAGCGGCGCTGACCCGCCTGGGCGAGGTACCGGACGCGCCGCTGCCGGAGTGA
- a CDS encoding FAD-binding oxidoreductase codes for MIMSRIEAPRDEVTGNLVDRLLAGLPADAVLTDPDVTASYANDMASFCPAGRPAVVVLPRTVEQVQHIMRTATALRLPVVPQGARTGLSGGANATDGCIVLSLTRMDRILEISPVDRVAVVEPGVVNAVLSRAVGEHGLSYPPDPSSWETCTIGGNIGTASGGLCCVKYGVTAEYVLGLDVVLADGRLMSTGRRTAKGVAGYDLTRLFVGSEGSLGIVVRAVLALRPQPPRQLVLAAEFASAAAACDAVCAIMAGGHVPSLLELMDRTTVKAVNDLTRMGLPDSTEALLLAAFDTPDPAADLAALGALCEAAGATQVVPADTAAESELLLQARRSSLVALEAVKGTTMIDDVCVPRSRLGDLIEGVERIADEQGLTIGVVAHAGDGNTHPTVCFDARDPDECRRARASFDEIMALGLELGGTITGEHGVGVLKKEWLAREIGPVGLEMQRAVKQVFDPLGILNPGKLF; via the coding sequence GTGATCATGAGCCGTATCGAAGCGCCACGCGACGAGGTCACGGGCAACCTCGTCGACCGTCTGCTCGCCGGCCTGCCCGCCGACGCCGTCCTCACCGACCCCGACGTCACCGCCTCGTACGCCAACGACATGGCGAGCTTCTGCCCGGCCGGCCGCCCGGCCGTCGTCGTGCTGCCCCGCACGGTCGAACAGGTCCAGCACATCATGCGCACCGCCACCGCACTGCGTCTGCCCGTCGTCCCGCAGGGCGCCCGCACCGGCCTGTCCGGCGGCGCCAACGCCACCGACGGCTGCATCGTGCTGTCGCTGACCAGGATGGACCGCATCCTGGAGATCAGCCCGGTCGACCGCGTCGCCGTCGTCGAACCGGGCGTCGTCAACGCCGTGCTCTCCCGTGCCGTCGGCGAACACGGGCTCTCCTACCCGCCGGACCCGTCGAGCTGGGAGACGTGCACGATCGGCGGGAACATCGGCACGGCCTCGGGCGGGCTGTGCTGTGTGAAGTACGGGGTGACGGCCGAGTACGTCCTCGGCCTCGACGTCGTCCTCGCCGACGGACGGCTGATGTCCACCGGACGGCGCACCGCGAAGGGCGTCGCCGGGTACGACCTGACCCGGCTGTTCGTGGGCTCCGAGGGCTCGCTCGGCATCGTCGTACGGGCGGTGCTGGCCCTCAGACCGCAGCCGCCGCGACAGCTCGTGCTGGCGGCGGAGTTCGCGTCGGCGGCCGCCGCCTGCGACGCGGTCTGCGCGATCATGGCGGGCGGCCATGTGCCGTCCCTGCTGGAGCTGATGGACCGTACGACGGTCAAGGCGGTCAACGACCTCACCCGGATGGGCCTGCCGGACTCCACCGAGGCCCTGCTGCTGGCCGCCTTCGACACCCCCGACCCGGCCGCCGACCTCGCCGCCCTCGGCGCCCTGTGCGAGGCGGCCGGCGCCACCCAGGTGGTCCCCGCCGACACCGCCGCCGAGTCCGAACTCCTCCTCCAGGCCCGGCGTTCGTCCCTCGTCGCGCTGGAGGCCGTCAAGGGCACCACGATGATCGACGACGTGTGCGTGCCCCGCTCCCGGCTCGGCGACCTGATCGAGGGCGTGGAACGCATCGCCGACGAACAGGGGCTCACCATCGGGGTCGTCGCCCACGCCGGGGACGGCAACACCCACCCCACCGTCTGCTTCGACGCCCGGGACCCCGACGAGTGCCGGCGCGCCCGCGCCTCGTTCGACGAGATCATGGCGCTCGGTCTGGAACTCGGCGGCACGATCACCGGCGAGCACGGGGTGGGCGTTTTGAAGAAGGAGTGGCTGGCGCGCGAGATCGGCCCGGTGGGGCTGGAGATGCAACGGGCCGTCAAGCAGGTGTTCGACCCGCTGGGGATCCTCAACCCGGGCAAGCTGTTCTGA
- a CDS encoding SsgA family sporulation/cell division regulator, whose amino-acid sequence MHHTVVERELELRLILSPERSIPVPARLGYRSDDPFAVHVTFHINSEQPVHWTFARELLVEGVFRPCGHGDVRVWPTKAEGRSVVLMALSSPDGDALLEAPAAQVSAWLERTLRAVPPGSEGEQLGLDEGLAELLAQ is encoded by the coding sequence ATGCATCACACCGTGGTGGAGCGCGAACTGGAGCTCCGGCTCATCCTGTCGCCGGAGCGCAGCATCCCCGTCCCGGCCCGGCTGGGCTACCGCAGCGACGACCCGTTCGCCGTGCACGTCACCTTCCACATCAACTCGGAGCAGCCCGTCCACTGGACGTTCGCCCGTGAGTTGCTGGTGGAGGGGGTGTTCCGGCCCTGCGGGCACGGGGACGTGCGGGTGTGGCCGACGAAGGCGGAGGGCCGGAGTGTGGTGCTGATGGCGCTCAGCTCGCCCGACGGCGACGCCCTGCTGGAGGCACCGGCCGCCCAGGTGTCGGCCTGGCTGGAGCGGACGCTGCGGGCGGTGCCGCCGGGCAGCGAGGGCGAGCAGCTCGGCCTGGACGAGGGGCTGGCCGAGCTGCTCGCCCAGTGA
- a CDS encoding RDD family protein produces the protein MSAPTPAPGDDRPREGYYPDPSIPGYVRYWNGSAWVPGTSRPAPSDGTPLTPPASPVEETGPHFFDEDPNPADQLGGGRPEPASAWGADRSHQSGFGGDQDRRISWGTQPQPGVPGQPQHGVPGHSGAPGQGAVPGRGAAPGQSGAPGQGVPGQGAVPGQAGMPGQGAVPGQGVPGQGGVPGQGAVPGQSGMPGPGAVPGHSGSPGQPAIPGQQGGPGSPVQPDGWSARTDGTTTIPPAEPEEGVGGAGDVASGGTFVFRRPTARDAAGGTAASPAKPGFGAGKAAAERAAAQAAQGTPGLQGTPGLQGPAAQTPAHQGPAGQSPAPQGPAGQSPAPQGPAVQTPAQQPPAHQGLVQHGLPDQGSAQQPPAQQPPAHQGLVQHGLPDPAAAAQPPARQGPAPQGPGGFPPAAGQAGGPAGGAQAPGAAQGAAQPPASLPMAPGSGGGQSSWAQQVHRLAGADEQPAPWKPPVDDIFQAAARRQAAARPAGLGKRFAARLVDTLVLAAVTSAAAVPLGVKALDHVNEKIDEAKLTGRTVTVWLLDGTTSVYLGVVLAVLLVFGIVYEALPTARWGRTLGKKLLGLQVRDIEGHEPPAFGASLLRWLVYSVPGLLVIGAVGVVWGVFDRPWRQCWHDKAAHTFVAG, from the coding sequence ATGAGCGCCCCAACCCCGGCCCCCGGCGACGACAGGCCCCGCGAGGGGTATTACCCGGACCCGTCCATCCCCGGATACGTCCGGTACTGGAACGGCTCCGCCTGGGTACCGGGCACCAGCCGCCCGGCCCCGTCGGACGGTACGCCGCTCACGCCTCCGGCCTCGCCCGTGGAGGAGACCGGCCCGCACTTCTTCGACGAGGACCCGAACCCGGCCGACCAACTCGGCGGCGGCCGCCCCGAACCCGCCTCGGCCTGGGGCGCCGACCGCTCCCACCAGTCCGGCTTCGGCGGCGACCAGGACCGCAGGATCTCCTGGGGCACCCAGCCCCAGCCGGGGGTACCGGGCCAGCCCCAGCACGGGGTACCGGGCCACTCGGGGGCACCTGGTCAAGGCGCGGTCCCCGGCCGGGGCGCGGCGCCGGGGCAGTCGGGGGCTCCGGGCCAGGGGGTGCCCGGGCAGGGTGCGGTGCCGGGCCAGGCGGGCATGCCTGGGCAGGGTGCGGTGCCGGGCCAGGGTGTGCCCGGGCAGGGCGGGGTTCCCGGCCAGGGTGCGGTCCCGGGCCAGTCGGGAATGCCGGGCCCGGGCGCGGTGCCAGGGCACTCGGGGTCGCCGGGGCAGCCCGCCATCCCGGGCCAGCAGGGCGGTCCGGGTTCCCCGGTGCAGCCCGACGGCTGGTCGGCCCGTACGGACGGTACGACGACGATCCCGCCGGCGGAGCCGGAGGAGGGGGTCGGCGGGGCCGGCGACGTGGCGTCGGGTGGCACGTTCGTCTTCCGCCGTCCCACGGCGAGGGACGCGGCCGGCGGCACCGCGGCGAGCCCCGCAAAGCCCGGCTTCGGCGCGGGCAAGGCCGCCGCCGAGCGCGCGGCCGCCCAGGCGGCGCAGGGCACCCCCGGTCTCCAGGGCACCCCCGGTCTCCAGGGCCCGGCCGCCCAGACGCCGGCCCACCAAGGCCCCGCCGGACAGTCCCCTGCCCCACAGGGTCCCGCCGGACAGTCCCCTGCCCCACAGGGTCCCGCCGTACAGACCCCCGCCCAGCAGCCTCCCGCCCATCAAGGCCTCGTCCAGCACGGCCTCCCCGACCAGGGCTCCGCCCAACAGCCTCCCGCCCAGCAGCCCCCCGCCCATCAAGGCCTCGTCCAGCACGGCCTCCCCGATCCGGCCGCCGCCGCACAGCCCCCCGCCCGGCAAGGCCCCGCCCCCCAGGGCCCCGGTGGGTTTCCGCCCGCCGCCGGGCAGGCGGGTGGGCCAGCCGGAGGGGCGCAGGCGCCCGGGGCCGCTCAGGGCGCCGCCCAGCCGCCCGCCTCCCTGCCCATGGCTCCCGGCTCCGGTGGGGGACAGTCCTCCTGGGCGCAGCAGGTGCACCGGCTGGCGGGGGCGGACGAGCAGCCCGCGCCCTGGAAGCCGCCCGTCGACGACATCTTCCAGGCGGCCGCCCGCAGGCAGGCGGCGGCCCGGCCCGCGGGACTGGGCAAGCGGTTCGCGGCCCGGCTGGTCGACACGCTCGTGCTCGCCGCCGTCACCTCGGCCGCCGCCGTACCGCTCGGCGTGAAGGCCCTCGACCACGTCAACGAGAAGATCGACGAGGCCAAGCTCACCGGACGGACCGTCACGGTGTGGCTCCTGGACGGCACGACGTCCGTCTACCTCGGTGTCGTGCTCGCCGTCCTGCTGGTCTTCGGGATCGTGTACGAGGCCCTGCCGACCGCACGATGGGGGCGCACGCTGGGCAAGAAGCTGCTCGGTCTCCAGGTGCGGGACATCGAGGGCCATGAGCCCCCGGCCTTCGGCGCGTCCCTGCTCCGCTGGCTCGTCTACAGCGTCCCCGGCCTGCTCGTGATCGGTGCCGTGGGCGTCGTATGGGGAGTGTTCGACCGGCCGTGGCGCCAGTGCTGGCACGACAAGGCCGCACACACGTTCGTGGCCGGCTGA
- a CDS encoding RDD family protein: MTTEPPPGSGGPPEDDPFRKHPPREPPREPPQEPPGEPSREPPRGGSPYDTPYDGEPPPPYSGGGGPYGGQGGDAYGGYPADPLAGMPPLADSGKRTLARIIDMVLVYIVVALLVWAFRVDQYTVDADKIEFGKTLGREIITAVLYVAYDTILIARNGQTLGKKWLGMRVANLDDGATPSWQSSLVRALVLWIPFAFCCACVWTAIAGGWSYFDKPYKQGLHDKAAKTVVVTLG; encoded by the coding sequence ATGACCACCGAACCGCCCCCCGGCTCCGGCGGCCCTCCGGAGGACGACCCGTTTCGGAAACACCCTCCGCGGGAGCCTCCGCGGGAGCCACCACAGGAGCCGCCCGGGGAGCCCTCGCGTGAGCCCCCGCGGGGCGGATCGCCGTACGACACCCCGTACGACGGCGAACCGCCCCCGCCGTACTCGGGCGGCGGCGGCCCCTACGGCGGTCAGGGCGGTGACGCGTACGGCGGTTACCCGGCCGACCCGCTCGCCGGGATGCCCCCGCTCGCCGACAGCGGCAAGCGCACGCTCGCCCGGATCATCGACATGGTGCTGGTGTACATCGTGGTGGCGCTGCTGGTGTGGGCCTTCCGCGTCGACCAGTACACCGTCGACGCCGACAAGATCGAGTTCGGCAAGACCCTCGGGCGCGAGATCATCACGGCCGTCCTCTACGTCGCGTACGACACGATCCTGATCGCCAGGAACGGCCAGACCCTCGGCAAGAAGTGGCTCGGCATGCGCGTCGCCAACCTGGACGACGGCGCCACCCCCTCCTGGCAGTCCTCGCTGGTGCGCGCGCTGGTGCTGTGGATCCCGTTCGCGTTCTGCTGCGCCTGTGTGTGGACCGCGATCGCGGGCGGCTGGAGCTACTTCGACAAGCCGTACAAGCAGGGCCTGCACGACAAGGCGGCCAAGACGGTGGTGGTCACCCTCGGTTGA